GCTGTGCGTGTTCGAAGGCTGGGACGCGGCGGGCAAGGGCGGCGCCATCAAGCGCGTCACCGAGATGCTCGACCCGCGCGGGTTCACGGTGTCCGCCTACGCGGCGCCGCGCGGCGAGGAGAAGACGCACCACTACCTCTGGCGCTTCTGGCGGAACCTGCCGCGCGCCGGGCACGTCGCGGTGTTCGACCGCAGCTATTACGGGCGCGTGCTGGTGGAGCGCGTGGAGCACTTCTGCCACGAGAGCGAGTGGCGCCGCGCCTATCGCGAGATCACCGAGTTCGAGTCGCACCAGGCGTCGTATGGCATGGTCATCTGCAAGTTCTGGCTGCAGATCTCGAAGGAAGAGCAGCTGCGGCGCTTCAAGTCGCGCGAGATCGATCCCTACCGGTCGTACAAGCTGACCGAAGAAGACTGGCGCAACCGCGCCAAGTGGGACGAGTACACCGCGGCGGTCGAAGACATGCTGCTGCACACCTCCACGCCCTACGCTCCCTGGACCGTGGTCGAAGCCAACAGCAAGTGGTTCGCGCGGGTGAAGGTGCTGAACACCGTCGTCAACGCGGTGGAGAAGCGGCTGAACTAGGCGCGGAGGCGAGAGTTTTTCGGCGCGGTGTTTTGGAATCAGTGGGTTGCGGCGAAAAGTCTGTCATGGGGTCTGGCGGGGATCCGTGGCTTTGCGCGCGCTGAACCACGTTGCCAGAAAGATCAGGTAGGAAACCAGCGCTGCCAAGCCGAAGCCGGGACGCGCCGTCCACACCCACGCCGCCATCAGCACCCAGGTAACGGCGTGGAACCAGCGCAGCACGAATCGAACGCCCACCGACCAAGCTCGCTCGCGTTTCCATCCCGGCCACACCACCACGTAAGCGGCGGCAATCGCCAGGCACGCCAGTGCACCCATGAGCCGCATGCAGGGGATGCTATAGCAGCGGGTGCGGTCCTGGGGTCTCTAAGTCCATTCAGGAGTTCTAGAACCCGTATGCCGACTTCTTCACCTGGAAGGGCACCTGGATGACGGCCTCGAGGTCGACGGGCGCGCCGTTCTTGGTGGCCGGGCGGAACTTCCAGCCGAGCAGCGCCTTGACGGCGTTGAGGTCGAGCGTGTCGTCGATGCCCTGGATGACGCGCACCTCGCCGACGCGGCCGTCGGCGTGGATGACGGCGTAGAGCAGCACGCGGCCCTCGACGCGCTGCTTCATCAGCTCCGGCGGATACGCCGGGTCGAGCTTCTGCACCGCCACCGGCGCCGTCAGCGCGGACGCGCTGCGCGTCTGGTTCAGCTCCGCGAAGCGGATGATCCACGTGCCGCTCGCCGAAGTGAGGTTCGGCATGTTGATGGTCATGGTGTAGTACTTCTTCGGGCCGAAGGTGTAGTCGTTGATGTTGTCGGCGTCTCTCGGAGCGGTCGGACCGGTCGGGCCGATAGGACGCTCCGCGCGCGGGATGTCGGCGGGATTCGGCGGCGCCACCGCCTTCGCCATCAGGTCTTTCAGGTTCCCCGGATTCCCATTCGTGCCCGGGCCGGAGCCGCCCGAGCCCGGTCCGCCGGGCGCGCCGCCAGCGTAGTTTGCCGGGTTGTTGCCTTGCACGCCCGCACCGGGATCGTAGGGACCAGCGCCGACGTAGACGCCGCGCGGGTCGCCCGAGCCCGAGCCGGGACCGCCCTCGCCGGTGCCGGTGCCGCCGGGACCGGAGCCGCAGCACGCTTTGTCGGGCGTGCCGGCCGCGCCGGGGTGTCCCGAGGGCGTGGCGGCGAACTCGCCGCTGCGGCTGCCGCCGGGCAGCTCGACCGGACCGCTGGGCTGCGTGGGATGGATGCCGAGCGCGATGAGGCGCCCCATGGCTTGCGCGCCGGAGCCTTGCCCGAGGCTGGCGGAGGGCGCGGCGGTCTCGGCCTTGGCGGTGCCGGCGGGGTCGCCCACGGCGGTGGCGCGCTGCACGGGAACGACCAGCTCGGGATTGACCACCGTCCCGGCGGCGCCGAAGTTGATGTCGCCGACCTTGCGCTGCAAGTCATCGGCGGCGGGCGGCGGCGCGATGACCGACGACTCGGCCAGC
Above is a genomic segment from Terriglobales bacterium containing:
- a CDS encoding energy transducer TonB — encoded protein: MPATAAPRLLVPWTPWFGSFLQNVGDLFLPPPPPLSLTSKPAPFWPDVFVNKRLPAAPFLQSAGAHLLTALIVYVITFAFIYQPQVTQEKKPGDKLTYYDVSEYLPPINGGSAPAPKAEKGDPEYARQPIVSLPPKPDNRMQTIIDPAHPNLLTQEVKIPNVVVWTPIPSAVPVAAAARGNAITMPRLAPEVVAPAPSTVRNVADLKLPKLAESSVIAPPPAADDLQRKVGDINFGAAGTVVNPELVVPVQRATAVGDPAGTAKAETAAPSASLGQGSGAQAMGRLIALGIHPTQPSGPVELPGGSRSGEFAATPSGHPGAAGTPDKACCGSGPGGTGTGEGGPGSGSGDPRGVYVGAGPYDPGAGVQGNNPANYAGGAPGGPGSGGSGPGTNGNPGNLKDLMAKAVAPPNPADIPRAERPIGPTGPTAPRDADNINDYTFGPKKYYTMTINMPNLTSASGTWIIRFAELNQTRSASALTAPVAVQKLDPAYPPELMKQRVEGRVLLYAVIHADGRVGEVRVIQGIDDTLDLNAVKALLGWKFRPATKNGAPVDLEAVIQVPFQVKKSAYGF